The nucleotide sequence ACGATAGAAGACGCCAGGCATCGATTCGGATGCTTGGCGTTTTTATTAAGATAGCTTTCAATTAGTTGTTTTCTTAGCATTTTTGCAATGACTTCGCTAAAATATTAATCATAAACTTTTTTACTGGAGGACTGACAATGCACAAACTATTTTCACTCTTTTTGACAGTCACAATGGGAATCGTGCTTGCTGCGTGTGGTGCTAACAACGCCACCCCATCTAAGAATGACAAACCCGCCGTTAACCAAACAACTGGAGTTGATAGCAGCGATTACGTTACCTTAAAAAACTATCAAAATATTAAGGTGGGAGCTTATCAAACTGGTAATGGTGGTTCAACGGCAACCCAAGTTACAAATTGGATGGGCAATCCCGCATCAAAATCAAAGGTCACAGTTCCCGGAACCAAAAAAACTGCTATTAGGTACACTTGGGGAAATACAGCGGTATCATTCAATGCAGCATCAGTAAGTGTTCAATTTTTAAATGGTAAAGTCATCGGTAAAGGTTATGCCGCCCAAAAAGACAATGCCAAGCTCGTTAATTCAGCAAGGTTAAACTCAATTCAAAACGGTA is from Lentilactobacillus curieae and encodes:
- a CDS encoding DUF3862 domain-containing protein gives rise to the protein MHKLFSLFLTVTMGIVLAACGANNATPSKNDKPAVNQTTGVDSSDYVTLKNYQNIKVGAYQTGNGGSTATQVTNWMGNPASKSKVTVPGTKKTAIRYTWGNTAVSFNAASVSVQFLNGKVIGKGYAAQKDNAKLVNSARLNSIQNGTNYHQVVSRLGTPNAESLIGTGKVSAKQLTYVINKDGGAVNLTFNGDKLKSKTNTTIN